The segment AACATAAGGTTGTTCGATAAAATTCGGACATCGATCCTTCAATTGCCGAAAGTAAGGCGAAACAGGATTTAAAAAGATCGCCCCCATCATTACGTCCGCGTGCCCGCACGCGAACTTAGTCAAACTTTCTACAATCACGTCCGCAAAAGGCGTTAGATCGACGACCGCCGATCCAGCTACGGAAATATCAGCGACTAAAGGGATTCCGTATTGCGCGAGTAATTCCTTAAGCTTAGGATAATCAGGAACTTGGATTAGCGGATTAGTTGGGGACTCCGTTAGAATCGCTGCGACGCGATTTCCTTCTTTCTTTAGGAATTCTTCCAACTCGGTAAGATCTCCAACTTCGTGAAAGATATGAGAACCCCGCGAATACTTTTCCAATATTCGAATATTATCCACATATAGCCAACCGAGCCTAAGCCAAAGATCTTTCCCTTCCGTTGCTCGAATCTCATCCAGAACCTTGAAGGTCGTATAGATTCCGTTCATACCGGAATTAGTGAGAAAGACTTCCAAACCTTTTCCCGGATATAAGTTTTTGAGATCCCGGATAATTCGTTTCTCGGCATCCTGCGTGCGCGCTTCTTCAGGAAAGATGGAATCGATGAGTCCTTTTTTGAACAGATAGTCCTCCGCTTTTCGAGAGGAAACAAGACATCCTGTGTGTTGGATAAAAGAAAGCACCTCGCCCTCTTTTTCCTTCCCGACAGGAATCTTTAACGTAACGATTCCTTCATCTTCGAAAATAAGAGCGTTCTCTATCTTAAAAAGATTGATAATATGGTCGGCGGCTTTTCGAGAATTTAGGATGAATTGAGGGCCCTCGATTCCTTTTGTTTCCCGATTATAATCCAGAATCCTTTCGACATAAGCGTGGGCTATAAATCTAGGATAACCCGCCTTTAAACGTGAAAGAGTTTCGACTCGCTTTTCTTCATAGCCTACGACGTCGAGAACCTGGGGAAGGCTCATCGATACCGCGTGAATATTGGAAAACGGAATTCTTTCTCCGCAAATTCTTCGAAATGATTCTTCTACTTCCTTTAACATAATCCGTTTACCATCGCAAACCCC is part of the Leptospira broomii serovar Hurstbridge str. 5399 genome and harbors:
- a CDS encoding PLP-dependent transferase, with amino-acid sequence MLKEVEESFRRICGERIPFSNIHAVSMSLPQVLDVVGYEEKRVETLSRLKAGYPRFIAHAYVERILDYNRETKGIEGPQFILNSRKAADHIINLFKIENALIFEDEGIVTLKIPVGKEKEGEVLSFIQHTGCLVSSRKAEDYLFKKGLIDSIFPEEARTQDAEKRIIRDLKNLYPGKGLEVFLTNSGMNGIYTTFKVLDEIRATEGKDLWLRLGWLYVDNIRILEKYSRGSHIFHEVGDLTELEEFLKKEGNRVAAILTESPTNPLIQVPDYPKLKELLAQYGIPLVADISVAGSAVVDLTPFADVIVESLTKFACGHADVMMGAIFLNPVSPYFRQLKDRCPNFIEQPYVRDMQRMAFEVEDYQERVTEIGKNAAILAEFFQKHPKIKAVHWSGSEENHGNFSKIARDKNLHCGVITIEPGIPLEEFYNSLELLKGPSFGTEFTLNMLYMYLAHYELVSTESGRGFLKEVGLDPSLVRISVGRENPDLLIAEYKKALGD